The DNA sequence cctcagaagcagaggtgactcttggtcttcctttcctgggtcggtcctcatgtgtgccagtttcgttgtagcgcttgatggtttttgcgactccacttggggacacatttaaagtttttgcaattttccggactgaccgaccttcatttcttaaagtaatgatggccactcgtttttctttagttagctgattggttcttgccataatatgaattttaacagttgtccaatagggctgtcggctgtgtattaacctgacttctgcacaacacaactgatggtcccaaccccattgataaagcaagaaattccactaattaaccctgataaggcacacctgtgaagtggaaaccatttcaggtgactacctcttgaagctcatggagagaatgccaagagtgtgcaaagcagtaatcagagcaaagggtggctattttgaagaaactagaatataaaacatgttttcagttatttcacctttttttgttaagtacataactccacatgtgttcattcatagttttgatgccttcagtgagaatctacaatgtaaatagtcatgaaaaaaaaaaaaaaaaaaccgcattgaatgagaaggtgtgtccaatcttttggcctgtactgtacataaaaTTAATACTCAAACGACATTGTCTACCgtaatttgtcaaaaaatagtgataaaaggtcataaaaaacatttaagcaTACCATGTCGTCAAAAAAGACCACCAAAAAGGTCATAGTGTATAGCTTGTCATcgaaaaaacatcacattatagcatgtcgtccaaaattctcataaaaatgccatagtatagtacgttgcccaaaaatcacataaaaacgtcatagtatagcgtgtcgtcCAAAATTCATGCAAAAACATCATTGTCATCAAAGGtcacgaaaaaagtcatagtatagtatgtcgtcaaaaaatcatgaaaaaaagtcatagtatagcatgtcgtccaaaaatcactaaaaaagtcatagtgtagcatgtcgtccaaaaatcactaaaaaagtcatagtatagcatgtcgtccaaaaatcatgaaaaagtcatagtatagcatgtcgtccaaaaatcactaaaaaagtcatagtgtagcatgtcgtccaaaaatcactaaaaaagtcatagtatagcatgtcgtccaaaagtcatgaaaaaacgtcgtagtatagcatgtcatcagaCATCATGaaaaacggtcatagtatagcatgtcgtccaaaattcaCGCAAAAacattgtatagtatgttgtccaaaaatcacgaaaaaagttatactatagcatgtcgtccaaaaaccAGAAAGgacatcatagtatagcgtgttgTCCaaaaaaaccatgaaaaaacatcatagtatagtatgtcgtccaaaattcacgcaaaaacatcattgtatagtatgtcgtcaaaggtcacgaaaaaagtcatagtatagcatgtcgtccaaagtcatgaaaaaacgtcatagtatagtatgtcgtccaaaatcatgaaaaaaaggtcatagtatagcatgtcgtcaaaaagtcattaaaaaaatgtcatagtatagcatgtcgtccaaaatcattaaagccacagtgtgtaggaatttcacccatctaacgttgaaatcatatattgtattcaaacagatggcgcactctagcgcctcactgtttcaaatacgtattgcaacaactgtagccgctgtgtaccaaaaagctatgataacactgatgaaaccatgtcatccaatacttcatggagtattcattcaggctgctACACAGACACGTGACGTGAGTTGAGAAACCCCCTCCtgaccatgctggctgtgtttacaatgtaggactgttggggcggatgtaaattgaaacaaaccaattacgtcttgtcttttgacaactgacaagtggctcaacctcacacacctcatccctctcctcacatcactgcgccgctaacagctgttagtggccagcggcactactgccgcataacaaagtcccactgtttgagcataatgcaggatcatgtattatgcagcatcacgggagacggaatcctcattgccaagaaagtgcaaaagggaatcaaaaaggcagcgtgaccggcgaattaaaaaaacaagggtcagcattggggttgcctttcccaggtggagagagctgttgaaggagaaaggtaatacagTCACAGGCCAGCGcgaacagcggctaacagcggctagcggctaacagctaacagcggcgcagtgatgcgaggagagggatgaggctgttagcgactggccgctaacagcggctaacagccaacagcggcgctggcttgtgattgcattaccattctccctcagcagctctctctacctgggaaaggcaacccccttgtttttttaattcgccggtcatggtgccttttctattcccttttgcgctttcttggcgacaaggattccgtctcccatgatgctgcatatgcatgatcctgcattatgcttaaagagtgggactttgtttcatatttgccagggtagtagcgaggcgcctcttgctcctctccttcagctcctcagtcacgcagtgctggcctggctctcaatgaaaacgccgaaggcggtgctgtatgtcccttgctggcgggtgtattctcaagatggcgaaacgtaatggaaccccacagacgacttacccgcacaatgtacaaacaaatccgaaattctctttttttacgagaataagtcagattattggtggaggtaatagtacaccagtgatgacatatttatgaatgcagacatcaatctttgccaataaacaactgaaaatgtaacacaatgtctctttaaaaaacgtcatagtatagcatgtcgtccaaaatcatgaaaaaatgtcatagtgtagcatgttgtcaaaaagtcatgaaaaaaatttcatcgtatagcatgtcgtcaaaaatcatgaaaaaacatcatagtataccatgtggtccaaaagtcatgaaaaaacatcatagtatagcatggcaTCCAAAATTTAGGAAAGAAAAGGTCATAATAAATGATGTGAAAAatccatgaaaaaacatcatagtatagcatgtggtccaaaattctgaaaaaaacgtcatagaattccatgtcgtccaaaatcatgaaaaaacatcatagtacggcatgtcgtcaaaaagtcatgaaaaaatttcatagtatagcatgtcgtccaaaagtcatgaaaaaatttcatagtatagcatgtcgtccaaaagtcatgaaaaacgTTAAaggatagcatgtcgtccaaaagtcatgaaaaaacatcatagtatggcatgtcatcaaaaagtcatgaaaaaatttcatagtatagcatgtcgttcaaaagtcatgaaaaaacgtcacagtatagcatgtcgtcaaaaatcacgagaaaacgtcacagtataacatgtcgtccaaagtcattaaaaaacgtcatagtatagcatgccatcaattcaattttatttataaagcccaatatcacaaatcacaatttgcctcacagggctttacagcatacgacatccctctgtccttatgaccctcacagctgatcaggaaaaactccccaaaaaaccctttaacggggaaaaaacggtagaaacctcaggaagagcaactgaggagggatccctcttccaggacggacagacgtgcaatagatgtcgtacagaacagatcaacataataaattaacagtaatccacatgacacaatgagacagagagagagagagagagagagagagagagagagagagagagagagagagagagatgcaggtaatgacagtagcttacaacaacattaatgaaagtaataatattatagttatagttctggctactgcggtacaatatgttgaaagtatgtattaatatctgacagtatacatgtgtgacaatagtcatatgtgtataataacagtagaagtatgactaatgactaatgatggcagcagcagcaggaggcatctggcaggaccacggcagcagcacaaccacacacgtcacgctgtccaggcaccgctgtgatatgagttaatctgagagacagtggagcacaaaggctccggagaagaagccgagttagtgacatccagaatggccgagttagtgacatccagaatggccgagttagcaagatgcagtaataggatacgagagagagagagaaggtgcccggtgtattataggggggtcctccggcagactaggcctaagtcagcctaactaggggctggtacagggcaagcctgagccagccctaactataagctttatcaaagaggaaagtcttaagtctagtcttaaatgtggagacggtgtctgcctcccggaccgtaacaggaagatgattccacaggagaggagcctgatagctgaaggctctggctcctgatctacttttggagactttagggaccacgagtaaccctgcgttctcagagcgcagtgttctggtgggataatatggcactatgagctctctaagatatgacggagcttgaccatttagagctttataagttaacagtaggattttaaattcaattctggattttacagggagccagtgcagagaagctaaaacaggagagatatgatctcatcaaaagtcattaaaaaacgtcatagtatagcatgtcgtcaaaaatcacgaaaaaCGTCACATgccatcaaaaatcatgaaaaaacgtcatagtatagcatgtcgtccaaagtcatgaaaaaacgtcatagtatagcatgtcgtccaaaatcatgaaaaaacgtcatagtatagcatgccatcaaaaatcatgaaaaaacgtcatagttgTATGTCCTAGTATTGCATGTCATATGTCCTTATGAGAGAAAACTGTTGAAGTAGTAAACATGTCATAGTGTAACTCATGTTCTGTGGCGTCCATTGTCAGGTGGAATTTGGGGTTGTTTACAGTTGTCTTGAAGATAAGATGTACACAgcgaggagggggagaggagcgTTCCGTGACGGAGAACCGCTGCAGGTTTCTGATCAAGAAGGTCAGTCACACAAATGATGGACCTGAACAGTAACagaatgtgatgtcatcatacGCTGATCCAGTCAGAGAGCAGAATCTGACCTGTGAGTTCTTCCTGTCAGACATCAAACAGTCGATCATCGCCACCGAGTTTGGCTCAAACAGAGACCCTGAGGCTGTGGACAAGATCTTCTCTAGCCTGAGGAACGTCCTCTGTATCCCTGTCCACGGGTAATACTCTTATTAATAATATTCAGCACTCTCAGTAGTAATACTCACAGTACTCTTATTAATTATACTCACAGTATTCTCATTAATTATACTCACAGTACACTTACTAATTATACTCAGCACCCTCAGTAGTAATACTCACAGTACTCTTATTAACTATACTCACAGTACTCTTATTAATAATACTCACAGTACTCTTATTAATTATACTCAGCACTCTTATTAATTATACTCACAGTACTCTTATTAATTATACTCACAGTACTCTTATTAATAATACTCAGCACTCTCAGTAGTAATACTCACAGTACTCTTATTAATAATACTCAGCACTCTCAGTACTAATACTCACAGTACTCTTATTAATAATACTCACAGTACTCTTATTAATTATACTCACGGTACTCTTATTAATAACACTCAGCACTCTCAGTAGTAATACTCACAGTACTCTTATTAATAATACTCAGCACACTCAGTAATAATACTCATAGTACTCTTATTAATAATACTCACAGTACTCTTATTAATTATACTCACGGTACTCTTATTAATAATACTCAGCACTCTCAGTAGTAATACTCATAGTACTCTTATTAATAATACTCAGCACTCTCAGTAGTAATACTCACAGTACTCTTATTAATAATACTCACAGTACTCTTATTAATTATACTCACAGTACTCTTATTAATAATACTCAGCACTCTCAGTAGTAATACTCACAGTACTCTTATTAATAATACTCAGCACACTCAGTAGTAATACTCATAGTACTATTATTAATAATACTCACAGTACTCTTATTAATTATACTCACAGTACTCTTATTAATAATACTCAGCACTCTCAGTAGTAATACTCAGTACTCTCAGTAGTAATACTCACAGTACTTATTAATAATACTCACAGTACTCTTATTAATTATACTCAGCACTCTCAGTAGTAATACTCACAGTACTCTTATTAATAATACTCAGCACCCTCAGTAGTAATACTCACAGTACTCTTATTATACTCACAGTACTCTTATTAATAATACTCAGAACTCGCAGTAGTAATACTCACAGTACTCTTAGTAATTATACTCAGTACTCATTAATAATACTCAGCACTCTCAGTAATAATACTCACAGTACTCTCAGTAATACTCTCAGTACTGTCATTAATTATAATCAGTACTCTCAGTGATAATACTCTCAGTGATAAGACTCTCAGTACTCAGTAGTATTCCTGTTGTGGTGTACTTTGTATATTTTTACTCTGACGGTGTGTTTCAGGGTGCGCGGCGCAGGAACTGCAGCCATCAACATGTGTCTGGTGGCGTCTGGTTGTGTTGAGGCGTATTATGAGATGGGGATCCATGTTTGGGACGTCGCCGCCAGCTCACTGATCGTGTCGGAGGCTGGAGGAGTCCTGATGGATGTGGAGGGTAAAGACACTCAGACGGACTCTGTTTCTGCTGATAACTCAGATGGACGAACTAACTGTGAGACGTTCTGTCTTCAGGAGGAGACGTGGACCTGATGTCCAGAAGAATTCTCGCTGCCAACAAGAGAACCATCGCCGAGAGGCTCGTCAAAGAGATCGACCACTTCAGTCCTCCCAGAGACGACGCTCCGCTGCCGCCCAAACAGTAACGACGACACCCCACCAACGGCGCTCCAACGCCGCCACTCACACAGTAAAGATGATGCTTCGCCGCTGCAGTTCACTGAGGATCTAGCGACAGACTGATGTTACAGATGTTCAGTTTGATGAATAAAGGTTGTCAAGAAAACTGTCTGATGTCGTACCTGGAcgtcatgttgtgtctgttaCTGTGGGAACAAAGTGTTACCTGAAGACAACAGGTGTTCTCACCAGatgatgtcatttgtttttattcaaacaGTTAAAGTGCAGAAAAAAGTTAAGTTCAGAGGAGTCGTCACACCTGCGTAATTCACCTGCATCAACACTGCTATCACAGGCTAACAGGTGCTAGTCTTGCTATCATATGCAAATACATGCTAACAAGTGCTAACACTGCTAACATATACTAACACTATGATGTGTTAGTCCTGCTCACACATGCTAATACATGCTAACAAGCGCTAACACTAACAAACACAAGAGGATAAACACTGAGCAGAGCCTTGTTAGCATCGTTAGCTTGTTAGAATGCTGTCGTTAAGGTGAACTTCAGGCctgagctctgattggctgctcgCTCTTCCTTTGGTCCCTTTGTTTCTATGGCTACGTTTCCATTGACAACTACTGAGACAATCAGTCACTGCGATGGAGACAAATGAGGACCACCCTTCACCTGGCATGACATCACTACAGGGGGCGTGGCCAGAAGTACACTTTGCCTTCAGAACTC is a window from the Epinephelus fuscoguttatus linkage group LG15, E.fuscoguttatus.final_Chr_v1 genome containing:
- the LOC125902753 gene encoding inositol monophosphatase 1-like — protein: MADLWQNAMDHAVAAARRAGEVVRGALQDDRKVMTKSCSVDLVTQTDQKVEQLIIQSVKDKFPTHKFIGEESVAAGEPCVLTDSPTWIIDPIDGTTNFVHAFPFVAVSIGFSVNKQVEFGVVYSCLEDKMYTARRGRGAFRDGEPLQVSDQEDIKQSIIATEFGSNRDPEAVDKIFSSLRNVLCIPVHGVRGAGTAAINMCLVASGCVEAYYEMGIHVWDVAASSLIVSEAGGVLMDVEGGDVDLMSRRILAANKRTIAERLVKEIDHFSPPRDDAPLPPKQ